In Negativicutes bacterium, one DNA window encodes the following:
- the hycI gene encoding hydrogenase maturation peptidase HycI translates to MSQKTAILGIGSVLRSDDGIGMYLIEQLTNRIKSDRFLMIAGSTAPENFTGVIKEFTPDLLLVIDAAQLGLPVGEIRFIDPEEIEGMTFSTHMLPLPIMFQYLALEIDCEIVCIGIQPQTTEQGFTICEKVKQAAEHLTEIFCSVLQ, encoded by the coding sequence ATGAGTCAGAAAACAGCGATACTCGGCATAGGTTCTGTCTTACGTTCGGATGACGGAATCGGCATGTATCTGATTGAACAACTAACCAATCGGATCAAAAGTGATCGATTTTTAATGATCGCCGGGTCAACAGCGCCGGAGAACTTTACCGGAGTGATCAAGGAGTTCACTCCGGATTTGCTGCTGGTGATTGATGCCGCACAGCTTGGCCTTCCCGTTGGTGAAATCCGTTTCATTGACCCGGAAGAAATTGAAGGCATGACGTTCTCGACGCACATGCTGCCATTGCCGATTATGTTTCAATATCTTGCGTTGGAGATTGACTGCGAAATTGTCTGTATTGGGATTCAGCCGCAAACGACAGAACAGGGTTTTACGATTTGTGAGAAAGTAAAGCAAGCGGCGGAGCATTTGACCGAAATTTTCTGCAGCGTGCTGCAGTAA
- a CDS encoding NADH-quinone oxidoreductase subunit C, whose protein sequence is MENEEKIVRILCEKFPFLQGRIAAKRTKRIFSEALSRAEFMQVIAFAHDELDFHRGHHVVGTDDGENLGLLYILSNSEYILLALRESVAKTNPVVTTLSDLYPCLMMHERELISLFGVIVEGLPEGISYPLADGWPAGNYPMRKEWNPDYFNRNTMTYEPPLEKEEQK, encoded by the coding sequence ATGGAAAATGAAGAGAAAATTGTCCGGATTCTTTGCGAGAAATTTCCCTTTTTACAGGGACGCATCGCCGCTAAAAGAACAAAACGGATTTTTTCGGAAGCTTTGAGCCGAGCTGAATTTATGCAGGTGATTGCTTTCGCGCATGATGAATTGGACTTTCATCGTGGTCACCATGTGGTAGGTACGGATGACGGTGAAAATTTGGGTCTTCTCTATATTTTGTCAAATTCAGAGTATATCTTGCTGGCTCTGCGGGAAAGTGTTGCCAAAACAAATCCTGTGGTGACTACTTTATCTGATTTATATCCTTGTCTGATGATGCATGAACGCGAATTGATCAGCTTATTTGGCGTGATCGTGGAAGGTCTGCCAGAGGGGATTTCTTATCCGCTGGCCGATGGCTGGCCGGCAGGCAACTACCCGATGCGCAAAGAATGGAATCCGGACTACTTTAATCGAAACACGATGACTTATGAACCGCCGCTGGAAAAGGAGGAACAGAAATGA
- a CDS encoding uracil-DNA glycosylase: MGENVFYNQIKQAGDLRAVEKIVLTCSNCPLRAGCQQVVFGVGNSNAKIMWIGEGPGAEEDRLGEPFVGKAGQLLDRILASGGFSRRENVYITNVVKCRPPQNRNPLPEEYQLCLPILREQFKRIRPKIVVLLGAVALHALLDPKAGITRSRGQWIEKQGTWLIATYHPAALLRNENLKKDVWLDLQNIVKKYRELVDDQHFPELKL, translated from the coding sequence ATGGGAGAAAACGTTTTCTACAATCAGATCAAACAAGCCGGTGATCTGAGAGCCGTGGAGAAAATTGTACTGACTTGCAGCAATTGTCCTCTACGGGCCGGATGTCAGCAGGTTGTTTTCGGAGTTGGCAATAGCAACGCTAAAATCATGTGGATCGGCGAAGGCCCGGGAGCCGAGGAAGATCGGCTCGGCGAGCCCTTTGTCGGTAAGGCCGGGCAGTTGCTCGATCGTATCCTGGCATCCGGTGGCTTTTCACGGAGGGAGAATGTTTATATCACCAATGTTGTAAAATGCCGTCCGCCGCAGAATCGCAATCCTTTACCGGAAGAGTATCAGCTTTGCTTACCTATTCTAAGAGAGCAGTTCAAACGCATCCGCCCCAAAATCGTTGTCCTATTGGGTGCGGTCGCTTTGCATGCATTGCTAGATCCAAAGGCAGGTATCACCAGGAGCAGAGGTCAATGGATTGAGAAGCAGGGGACCTGGCTGATTGCCACTTATCATCCGGCCGCGCTGCTGCGCAATGAGAATTTAAAGAAAGATGTGTGGTTGGATCTGCAGAATATCGTGAAAAAATATCGTGAACTCGTGGATGACCAACATTTTCCGGAATTGAAGCTGTGA
- a CDS encoding NADH-quinone oxidoreductase subunit B family protein, whose translation MNILQKAIQWGTGKSPWIIHFNAGACNGCDIETIDALTPRYDLERIGITKQGSPRHADVLVCTGAVTLQTKERLIQIYDQMSEPKFVIAIGTCACTGGIFDGCYSVIGGVDSVIPVDMYLPGCSVRPETILNAVDKLLQGSADDQKAPVKPNDLGGEQDGK comes from the coding sequence TTGAATATACTGCAAAAAGCAATCCAGTGGGGGACAGGGAAATCCCCCTGGATCATTCATTTCAATGCAGGGGCCTGCAATGGCTGCGATATTGAAACAATCGATGCCCTGACACCGAGATATGATTTGGAACGCATCGGAATTACCAAGCAAGGCAGTCCGCGTCACGCAGATGTCTTAGTGTGTACCGGAGCTGTCACCCTGCAGACCAAGGAACGCCTGATTCAGATTTATGATCAGATGTCGGAACCAAAATTTGTGATTGCAATTGGGACCTGTGCTTGCACCGGCGGCATTTTTGACGGCTGCTATAGTGTTATCGGGGGTGTAGACAGCGTCATTCCGGTTGACATGTATCTGCCGGGATGTTCCGTGCGTCCGGAAACCATTCTGAATGCAGTTGATAAATTACTGCAGGGCAGCGCCGATGATCAGAAGGCCCCGGTCAAACCGAACGATTTAGGAGGCGAGCAGGATGGAAAATGA
- a CDS encoding NADH-quinone oxidoreductase subunit K, which translates to MTIETVMLIVGFLMILTGCYCLIRSYHMLKIIIGIEIAMKAGTMFLICAGYMNGHMGLAQAYVITAIVLEVVVAVVLAGVTIGLYHKYGNMDIRNLTQLKG; encoded by the coding sequence ATGACAATTGAAACAGTGATGTTGATTGTCGGTTTTTTAATGATCCTGACCGGCTGCTATTGTTTGATCCGCTCCTATCATATGCTGAAAATCATTATCGGCATTGAAATCGCCATGAAGGCGGGAACGATGTTTTTGATTTGCGCCGGATATATGAACGGACACATGGGATTGGCCCAAGCGTATGTGATTACAGCCATTGTTCTGGAAGTGGTGGTGGCGGTGGTTTTGGCTGGGGTGACGATCGGTTTATATCATAAGTACGGCAACATGGATATCCGTAACTTAACGCAATTGAAAGGGTAA
- a CDS encoding NADH-quinone oxidoreductase subunit J codes for MDTIIYISLAVLLSCCFMAVKSRSILKSAIYLAAASAALAVVMFLLGATWAAVFEVSVCSGLITVIFISAISLSNMKKEDVQKLYDDKKRMAYLPYVLLFGGFTVVAVAITKDINLTVLAQNTMEDFQSVFWNTRSADILGQITAILIGGIAVVVLLKEEAK; via the coding sequence ATGGATACAATTATTTATATCAGCCTGGCTGTTCTTCTCAGCTGCTGTTTTATGGCGGTAAAGTCCCGCAGTATTTTAAAATCGGCAATCTATCTTGCTGCGGCAAGCGCTGCACTTGCTGTTGTGATGTTCCTTTTGGGAGCAACCTGGGCGGCAGTTTTTGAAGTTTCAGTTTGTTCCGGGTTGATTACTGTCATTTTTATCAGTGCAATCAGCTTGTCCAATATGAAAAAAGAAGATGTGCAAAAACTTTATGATGATAAAAAGCGGATGGCTTATTTGCCGTATGTTCTGCTTTTTGGCGGATTTACTGTAGTCGCGGTGGCCATAACAAAAGATATCAACCTGACCGTGCTCGCCCAAAACACGATGGAGGATTTTCAGAGTGTATTCTGGAATACGCGCAGTGCCGACATCCTCGGACAAATCACTGCAATCCTGATCGGTGGGATTGCCGTCGTCGTCTTACTGAAGGAGGAAGCAAAATGA
- a CDS encoding 4Fe-4S binding protein, whose translation MAKMRPGVITLEALVNLFHKPATIAYAGKGAPQLERNFRGRINYNAPLCINCGMCMRDCPTDAIKIINEGSKEEKKMKAILDLGRCIFCCQCVDTCPKDSLTYSQNVDFASSKKEDLTVTL comes from the coding sequence ATGGCAAAAATGAGACCCGGCGTGATTACGCTGGAGGCTTTGGTGAATTTGTTTCATAAGCCCGCAACAATCGCTTATGCCGGCAAAGGGGCGCCGCAGCTCGAGCGGAATTTCCGCGGCCGCATCAATTATAACGCTCCGCTCTGCATCAATTGTGGGATGTGCATGCGCGACTGTCCGACAGACGCAATCAAAATCATCAATGAAGGCAGCAAAGAGGAGAAAAAAATGAAAGCGATCCTCGATTTGGGGCGCTGTATCTTTTGCTGTCAATGCGTCGATACCTGTCCCAAGGATAGTCTGACCTATTCGCAGAATGTGGATTTCGCTTCGAGTAAAAAAGAGGATTTAACGGTTACGCTATGA
- a CDS encoding nickel-dependent hydrogenase large subunit — translation MIEKNQIVVPIGPQHPSLEEPATFTITLEGEKVTNAIIGIGYNHRGLEKACESRNYIRDLYIIERVCGICSHIHSTAFCMAIEELSGISVPKRAEYIRVVVAELERLHSHLLWLGIAFHEIGFDTMFMYTWRNREKVLNLLATVGGNRVNYGVNTFGGVRRDFDEVINGEILSTVEVLEEEIKSYLHLALSESTLAARLVGVGKLSYEDAIRFGAVGPVARAAGIAEDMRVIEPFGAYKDFPLKVATDQGADVYGRTVVRILEMQESLRIIRLCIKNLPDGPITVRAPRRVAAGEALIRLEAPRGEVIHYVRSNGSDMPDRVRVRAPSQANWHGMRHMLEGGNLADVPITIAAIDPCYSCTDRAIIIHSENKTKLTDWRGLRQYSIDWYKKQGVDCSTLKL, via the coding sequence ATGATCGAAAAAAATCAAATAGTGGTTCCGATTGGACCTCAGCATCCTTCTCTGGAAGAACCGGCAACCTTTACGATCACCCTGGAAGGAGAAAAAGTAACCAATGCCATCATCGGCATCGGCTATAACCATCGCGGACTGGAAAAAGCCTGTGAAAGCAGGAATTATATTCGCGATCTCTATATTATCGAACGGGTGTGCGGGATTTGTTCCCACATCCACAGCACTGCCTTCTGCATGGCAATTGAAGAACTGAGCGGCATCAGCGTACCGAAACGGGCCGAGTATATTCGTGTGGTTGTTGCTGAATTGGAACGGTTGCACAGCCATTTGTTATGGCTCGGTATCGCTTTTCATGAAATCGGCTTTGATACCATGTTTATGTATACCTGGAGAAACAGAGAAAAAGTTCTGAACTTGTTGGCAACCGTGGGCGGCAATCGCGTCAATTACGGTGTCAATACCTTTGGCGGTGTCCGCCGCGACTTTGATGAAGTCATTAACGGCGAAATTCTCAGCACGGTTGAGGTCTTGGAAGAGGAGATCAAGAGTTATTTACATCTCGCCCTGAGCGAATCCACCTTAGCCGCGCGGCTCGTTGGCGTAGGTAAGTTGTCCTATGAAGACGCCATCCGCTTCGGTGCGGTTGGCCCGGTTGCAAGAGCAGCCGGAATTGCGGAAGATATGCGTGTGATTGAACCGTTTGGCGCTTATAAAGATTTTCCTCTCAAGGTGGCTACCGATCAGGGAGCTGATGTCTATGGCAGAACGGTTGTCCGTATTTTAGAAATGCAGGAAAGCTTGCGGATTATTCGGCTCTGTATTAAAAACCTGCCGGATGGCCCCATCACAGTGAGAGCACCGCGCAGAGTAGCGGCAGGCGAAGCATTAATTCGTTTAGAAGCCCCGCGCGGAGAGGTAATTCACTATGTCCGCTCCAATGGCAGCGATATGCCGGACAGAGTCCGTGTCCGGGCCCCTTCGCAGGCGAATTGGCATGGCATGCGGCATATGTTGGAAGGCGGTAATTTAGCCGACGTACCGATTACCATCGCGGCCATTGACCCTTGCTACTCCTGTACGGATCGGGCTATCATTATCCATTCGGAAAACAAGACAAAACTGACAGATTGGCGAGGTTTGCGCCAATACAGTATCGATTGGTATAAGAAGCAGGGTGTTGACTGTTCAACACTGAAGCTTTAG
- a CDS encoding NADH-quinone oxidoreductase subunit H → MIQFLAALGKVLILPGILFMSVYGFCLEFADRKLYARMQNRIGPPWYQPLADFLKLIGKKTIIPADANESMFRSMPIVSLAAVASAFLYVPVLGRPAVFSFSGDLIIVLYFLAMPTLAMFLAGWYSRGVFATLGATRILTQMFVYEVPLFISLLAPTLLAGSWSVSGIAAYYAAHPLYALINIPCMLTALIAFQCKMERAPFDSPEAETEIVSGALVEYGGRLLAFFRLASNCELVLILSLFAAVYLPFMTGIFWLDLILYFIKTLFGLFLLTLMRATMARLVISEIVRFCWKYLTPVALLQVVFNFLIRGVL, encoded by the coding sequence ATGATTCAATTTCTAGCTGCCCTTGGCAAAGTATTGATTCTGCCGGGAATTTTGTTCATGTCTGTTTATGGTTTCTGCTTGGAATTTGCCGACCGCAAGCTCTATGCCCGGATGCAGAATCGAATTGGTCCGCCTTGGTACCAGCCGCTTGCTGATTTTTTGAAATTGATCGGTAAGAAAACGATCATTCCGGCTGACGCGAATGAAAGTATGTTCCGCAGCATGCCGATTGTGTCGCTTGCTGCCGTTGCCTCCGCTTTTTTATATGTGCCGGTGCTCGGCAGGCCTGCCGTGTTTTCTTTCAGCGGCGATCTGATCATTGTACTTTACTTTCTGGCGATGCCGACCCTTGCCATGTTTCTTGCCGGTTGGTATTCCCGCGGTGTTTTTGCCACGCTGGGTGCAACGCGCATTTTGACGCAGATGTTTGTTTATGAAGTACCCCTCTTCATTTCTTTATTGGCTCCCACTCTGTTGGCAGGCAGCTGGTCGGTCAGCGGTATTGCTGCTTACTACGCTGCTCATCCGCTCTATGCTTTGATCAATATCCCCTGTATGCTGACAGCACTGATCGCTTTCCAATGCAAAATGGAACGCGCTCCTTTTGACTCTCCGGAGGCGGAGACCGAAATTGTATCCGGTGCATTGGTGGAATACGGCGGTCGTTTGCTGGCTTTCTTCAGACTGGCTTCAAACTGTGAATTGGTGTTGATTTTGTCTCTTTTCGCCGCTGTTTATCTGCCGTTTATGACCGGCATCTTCTGGCTCGATCTCATCTTGTATTTTATTAAGACTCTGTTCGGGCTTTTCTTATTAACCTTAATGCGAGCGACAATGGCAAGACTCGTGATCAGTGAAATCGTGCGGTTCTGTTGGAAATATCTCACCCCTGTCGCGCTGCTGCAGGTGGTATTCAATTTTTTGATTCGGGGGGTATTGTAG